From the genome of Natrinema marinum:
GCTTCGTCACCGGAGACTGCCTCGCCGTCCAACAGCGTGTCGACAAATCGAACCGCGTCGTCCGCATCCTCGATACCGGTGACGATCCGCCGGCGCTGCTCGTCCGTCTCGAGGCCGCTCCACGTCTCCGGCTCGACATCGAGGACCGTCGGATCGATCGGGAGCCGATCGGGGTCTTCGACTGTACCGAGGTGGGCGACATCGGTGATGGGCAGGTCGAGCAGCGCGCGGACGAACCGCCCGAGATCAGTGTCTACGAGATCGTGGCGTTCGACTGGCTCGGTGCCGCTCTGGCCCCGGATGTGTTCGTACAGCACGGGCAACCAGGGATCCTCACCGAGTTGGAAGAGGCGATCGTGCACCATCGAGAGCGTGAGCGGGACGAGATGTGCAGCCCGCGAATCGAGATCGCTCAGCCCGAGGTCGGCGAGCAGGTCGGCAACGGCGGTTCGGTGTTGCTCCCCAAAGTACGCATCCGTGGCGACCCCGACCGCATCATCCGTGTGCTCGTCCTCGGCTGAATAGACGCTCGTCGTTCGGAAATCACTCGACAGTCCTTCCCTCGAGAGCGCGTCGAACAGCTCCGCTTCGGTCGTCTCGCCTGCAAACGGGAGGTCGGCCGCGGCGGCCGACCACAGCGATCGGAATCCCGAGAGGTATCGTCCGATGCGGTGGTCGAGGCGGTCGTCGATCGCCTGTGGGCGCTGGATGACGAACCCATCGAGCCCGCCGTCTGTCGTGCCGGTCCCGTCGCTATCGCGGTCGTCGCCGTCGGAAGAATCAGGACCACTCCGCATGCCCGGCGGTGGCGTCTTGGCTGTCACCCGCGGCAGCGCCGGATCGAAGCTGAACGAATAGAGGTCTCGCTCGGCTTGCTCCGGATCCTCGAGGACCGGCGCGGCGTACCGCAGTCCCTCGAGCACGGCGGAGCCGACATCGTTAGCCGTCGCGTCGCCGGTCACGATGTCCGCTGCGAGGTCGTCCACGTCGACGCCTGCTACCTCGAGTTCGATCATCGAGAAGCCGGCTCCGGCGAGCGTGTCGGGGTCGAGCCCGGCGTCGAGCAGTCGGTCGGCACTGACGCCGGCTTCCTTGAGGTCGGTCGGGTCGGCGCCGGCCGTCGCGAGCGTTTCGGGACCGACATCGGCGGCACGAAGCGCACCGACATCGACGCCACACTCGACCAGCCGCGACGGCGGGACGCCGGCGTCGAGCAGTTCGCCGGCAGTGTAGCCCGCCTCGAGCAGGACCGCCGCATCGTAGCTCGCATCGAGTAACTGCTGGGGCGAGTAGCCGAGGCCGTGTAACTGCTCTGGGGTGTATCCCGCCGCCGCGAGGTCGGCGACCGAACGGCCGACATCTCGGACTGTCTCCGGATCGAGCCCCGCAGCCGAGAGTTCGGCGGGCGAGAAGCCGCCGTTTACCAGTTCCTCGGCTGCGTATCCGGCCTCGAGCAGTTCGCCTGCGGTGTAGCCTGCCGTCCGCAACGATCCCGCGGCCTTGCCGACGCCATGGAGTTCGCTCGCGGCCACACCGAGGTCGCGGAGTTCGCTCGGTCGAACGCCACCTTGGGCCACGTCCATCGCGCTGAAGCCAAACTGGAGCAGCGACTGCGCGGTGTAGCCCGCTCGCACCAACTCGTCTGCAGGCACGTTCAGCCCCGCCACGTCGGCGACGGCGACGCCCGCACGCGCGAGTTGGGCAGGCGTTGCACCCGCATCGACGAGGTCTTCGAATCGGCTCTCGGCGTGGAGCGCGACGTCGACGACGTCCATGCCCGCGTCGACGAGTTTCTTCGGTGCGATTCCCGCCTCGACCAGTAGGTCCGGTGTGACCCCCGCGATCCGAAGCGTCTCGATGTCGATGTCACCGGTGAGCAACGCGGTGGGTTTCAAGCCCGCCTCGAGCAAGTCACTCGCCACGTGTGCCACCTTCGCCATTTGCTCGGGGAGGAGCCCGGATTCCGCGAGCGTCTCCGGCGTGAGGCCGGCCGCGATGAGGTCGTCCGCGTCCACCTCACCCGACATCAGCGCCTCGACCGTAACTCCGGCCTCGGACAGCGACTCGCCGGTGAGCCCCGCCTGCTGTAGTTCCGCCGGAAGCAACGCGTCGGCGAGTGCGTCAGTCGTGACGCCGATCGCCTCGAGGTCGCTCGCGGAGACCTCGCCGTCGAGGAGTTGCTTCGCCGTCACGTCTGCCTCAGCGACCGCCCGCGGGCTGACACCGGCTTCCCGGAGTTCAGTGGGCAGAGCCGCTTGGGCAACTGCGGCGGGCGTGATGCCTGCCTCCTCGAGTTGGGCCTCGGTGGCCCGTCCGCTGGCGAGCGTCGCGGGCGTTAGCCCTGCTCGCTCGAGGCTTGCTGGTAGCACCCCCGCCTGCTCGAGGGTATCGTGAGTGAGTTTCGTCCGATCGATCGGTGACACGCCGCGACTGAGGAAGGCGTCCGGCGGCGCACCGGCTTCGAGCAACTCGGCCGGAGCCGCCCCGTCGGCGACGAGCTGTCGGGGCTTCACACCGGCTTCGAGCAGGTCGTCCGGTGTCGCGCCGGCAGACAGCAAGTGTTTGGGGCGGACGCCGCTCCCGACGAGCGACTCGAGTGGCGTGCCGCGCAGTTCGGCGTCTGCGATCGTCATCTCGCCGGTGACGATACCCTCGACGATGTCCTGCTCGACGATCGTCACGTCGAGATCGGTCTCGATCGCCCGCGCGGGGAGCACGCCGTAGGGCTGTTTGCCGACCCGAAGCGTCGGAAACGGTCCGCGGCCACGTACGTACCGCACGAAGTGGCGGCGACAGGCGTCGAGCCACAGCAGCGGCTCGTCGAGTTCGGAAACGCGTTCGCCGGGCGCCACGGGCTCTGTCTGCGTCCCCTGGACGCTCTCGTTTCCGAGCCAGCGGTTCCCTACGAAGATGTGGGTCAGGGAGTATCCAAGTGTCGCCGGCCAAAGCGCCGAGTTCGCGTGGCGAGCGTTGCGCTGTTCTGTCCGATCTGCACCCTCGACGTTGGCAAACACGTGTCGCTCGCCGTCGTCGGGATCGATCGACAGCGCACGGGCCAGTAAGTCACCGTCGCTACGATCGCCGGACTCGACAAGTGCGGGCGCACACGCTACGTCTACGCTCGTTGCCGGCTCATCACTCCGCGTGTACCCCGACGCGCCGTCGAAGTTGTTCGTCGGTGTCCCCTGTTCGAGAAAGGCCAGTCCATCCGTATAGTGGTGGGCATCGAGGAGCTCTTCGAGCGCCGCTGCGCTCTCGGCTGCGTCCATCGATGCCTTCGCACCGACGACGGTCACCCGGTCGAATCCGCGGGACGGATCGAACCCGGACAGCGCCTCGAGATCGAGACGAAGGCCCATCCCGACGCGTTCGGCCTCGCGAAAGTCCACCATCCACTCCGTTCCCGGCGGCGCAGGGGTGTCCTCGTCGGCCTCGACGTGGTCTTCGCCGACGGCTTCGGGACTCGGCCCCGTCGGAAGCGGATCACGAATTGGATCGCCCGCGATCGCGATTCGGTGGTCCTCACCGGCGTCGTCTTCCCACGACGCGACAACGACAAATCGGTCGGGTAACAGTTCTGCCGTCGGCGGTTTCGTCCAAGACTCCGGCCGTCGCGCTACGTCGGGGAACGTGACTTCGGGTACTGCAGTCGGCAACTGCTGCCGGCCGAACCGGCCGATACCGGCCGCTTCCTCGAGTGCCTCCTGTGCCGTCCGTTCGTCGAGCGTGGTTCCGGAGACCGCCTCCGCAACGGCGCCCGTGTCGATGACATCCTCGTTTGGGACGCCCTCGTCGACGTACGACGAGAGATCGATGGTTCCGTCCTCTGCGAGCGGAGAGAAATCGACGCCGGCGGCATCCGAGAGCGCCGACGCATCGACGGTCGTGTCGCTGGCGGTGCTCGCGGGACCGACTGTGTCGTCGGTCGCTGCCGAGTCGCCGTCGACCGTGTCCTCCTCACCCTCGTCGCCTCCGTCGGTCGCGATTGGGGAGTCGAACAGTCCCAGAACGCCCGTCGGTGGCTTCGTCAGGAGGTCCTGTGCGAGGTCGTCGTCCTTCGGAGACAGCGCGTGGACGATGTAGGAGCCGCGTTCGCGGCCGAATCGCTCGACGAGTTGGCGCCAGGCGCGCTCTTTGAGTTCGTCGTAGCGGCGGGCGTGGTTGCGCGAGAACTTCCGGGGTTCGTCGCTGTCGTCGCCAGCGAGTGCCGGATCGAGGCTCGAGACGTGTTCGCGCAGGCGTTGTGATGGCAGCCGCTCGGTGAGGTACGGGCCGTCGGGATCGAGGTTGACCGCTGACGGATCTGGATGGCGTGCATACCACACCGTCGCCCAGAAGTTCTCCCCCCACGTGACCTCCTCGTCGGTCAGTTCCGGCTCGTGGGAGTTCATGTGAAGCTGGTCGGGGAACACTCGAACCAGCAACTGATCCGGCACGTCGTCGGTGTCGAACGCCGAATCCACGAATCGTGTCTCGAGCCGAACCGGCAGAAGGGCAACGGGCTGTTCGTCCAGCCGCGACAGCGGGTCCGTATCCCCACTCTCGTCGTACGCACGTGCGAGTGCGTCCTGCAGTCGATCCACCTGTGCCTGTCGGGAGGCCGTGGCCGCCTCGACGACGAGACCGAATAGCCTCGTGGCCATCGTCACGTCGTCGGAACTCGCCGAGTTCGCACCGTCGCCGTTCGGGTCCACGACGGCAGCCATCGCAGCCGTGACCGCACTCCAGTCACCACCGTCGACGTACGACGACAGCGACGTGGCGAGCGTGTCGACTGGGGTGCTCACCGCGTGGTCGCTGCGGAATCGCGTGATTACGTCGCGGTCACCCTCGAGTACCGGCGCGGTCACGAACGAAAGCGCGCGACGGCGATCGTCATCCGGGCCGCCAAAGCGCTCGAGTGCGTCGGTGACCGACGCGACATCCGCGCTCGTGACTGCGCCACGCGTGATGCGATCCGACAGCGACGAGAGTGCGGCGTGGACCGATCGGGCAGCCGCGTGGCGCTCGGTGACTTCGTGGTAAGCCGTCCGTGCCGCTCGGACCTCGGTCCAGGGATCAGCGCTCATCGGCTCACCCCTTCGCTGTCCGGGTCGATATCAACGCGTGGCAGCTCGCCGTCACCGCCGCTCGTCGCCAGCCCCTCGACTGCCGTCTCGAGGCCGGGACCGACGCCCGGTTGCAGTTGATCGACGACGGTCGTCCCGCCGGCGCGGCTGCCCTCGGGCAGCATGTCGTCGGCGTGGATGCTCACGCGAACCGGTCGCTGCCAGGTGATTCGGGCCATGTGAGCGGCATTTCTCCCCCAGTTGGCCGCGTCGTTCGCTCCGTAGACGTCCTCATCGTGGGATCCGGGATTCGTCGCGTCGAGGCCGTTCACCCACGTCGTCTCCGGTTCGATCGCCCAGTCGCCTGCACCCGGTGGCGAGCCGTCGACGTCGACATGCGTCACCGTCGCGGGTTTCGTTCCGTCCGAGACGAGGTGCCACCACGAGAGCGCACCCCAGCCGTGTTCGAAATCGTCGTTTTGCTCTGCCGTCGCTCGCGCGACCGTCTCGGTCGTTCGGCCACCGCTGGACGACGCGTGCGTCACGCCGGCTGGGACCGCCCGATCCTCGTTCGAGCCCACGTCGAGGCCGAACCGCGTTTCGGCGGGCGGCTCTTGGAGACAGAAAAACCAGCCCTCGTCCGGGTGGTCGTCGGGCCCTTCGTCGGCTTTCTCGCCGGTCTCGTGGTAGGGAGCGTACAGCGCCTCTTCGACGGTCAAGTCGAATCCGAAGAACGTGATGTCGGAGCCGAGCGTACCGCGGAAGACCGGGAATTTCACGTCCTCGTCCCCGTCGTCACGGGTGACATGGGTGTTCGGAAGCGCGGGAACGCGGTCGGCCTCGCTCCCGTCTTCGGGATCGTCGGCGACGGCTTTCGCCGCGAACACGTCCGTGTTCGGATAGCGCCGGAGGAGTTCGCCTTTTACGAGTAACACGACGGTCGCGCCAGTCCCCTCCGGACTGTTCACACCCAGTTCGTTTTCGTCCCACGTGTGGATCTGCGTGATGTCGTCGTAGGCGTCTGTCTCGCCAGATTCGAACGCCGTCTTCGCCTCCGGATCGCCACGCCGGTCCCAGAACCGCCGGAAGTACGTCCCCTTCCGGTCGGTTGGATACTTCCGCCAGCGGAGTTCTCGTGCCATCTCGTGATTCGCACCGACCATGAACGCCTCGACAAACTCGGGGTTCGTCTCGAGGACGCCGACCGTGTTCTTCGGGATCTGGCCCGCACCTGGCAGGAAACACTCCTGATTCATGGCAGCGAGTCGTGTGGATAGCGGCCGATCGAACAGCGGTGCAGCAAGCACTTCCTCGACCGGATCGTCGCGACCGAGCAGCGGAAGACGCAACCGCGACCCGAGATGTTCTGCGAGGGCTGGAACGGGCTCGAGTTCGTCCATCACCGTGGTCCGAAGCGAATCGAAGTCGACGGCCTCGAGTGACCGGTCGTCGGGCGCGACGAGCATGTCGGTCGCCGTCTCGATATCGAGTGCCGTCCCGTCGGCGTCCGCGGACATGGCGTGCATGGATGTCGACGTCGCTGCTGGCAGTCTCGACGGCTGCTCTACCGTCGACCGCAGGCGCGAAACGACACCGAGCATCGCGTCGATGGCCGCGGTCGCCTGCTCGAGGCGCTGCTCGACTGCCGGCGGCTCGTACGTGCCCGAGCGAACTGCCGTCGTCGCCTCGCCGACGTTGCGCTCTACGCGTCGACTCTCGCGGTGGAGGTCACGCATCGCCAGTTGCCGCTCGGCCGCCTCGAGCGGGACGTCATCACCGCGCTCGCCGGTCGCGACGAACTTCGCGAGGGCTCGCGAGAGCGGCTCGAACGTGTTCGCCGAGATAGCGACGACGCGCTCGTCGACCGTCGGCGGCCGCGAGAGCAGTCGGTCGATGGCGTCGGCGTCGTCACGACCGACCGCAGTCGCGAGTGCAGTCACGTCCGCTTCCGCGGACAGACAGTGTGACTCGAGACTCGAGAGTGCAGTCCGGACGCGATCGGTTCCAGGGGCCGGCGGTTGCATCGGGCGATTTCCGACGGCGTTGGCCGAAAACGGTGTCTGTGCCCCTTCAGCCGGTCCGTCGGCGTCGGTCGGGGAGAACGCGCCGGGAACCGCCGAATCGTCACCCATCCCCTCGTCGAGCGCTGTCCCGTCCTCGATCATCGACGGTTGCCCGCCTGCGCTCGTCGGTGAGCCAGCGAGATCGGCGTCGGCGCTGGTAGTTGGGGTCGTCGAGTCGAACGCGAGACCGTTGCCGAGCGTCGGCAACGCGTTCGACTCGACGGCCGATGCGAGCGTTCCGTGATCGAGCGAGACCCCGGACCGACGGGCGAGTGGTCCGGTCGAGCGCAGGGTTCGCTGAAATGCCGTGGAGGCGACCGACTCGGAGACATCGCTCTTCGCGAGCGTCCCGAACACCGTTTGTGCTTCGGCTTCGTCGAACAGCGTCGCACGGACCGGCGCGGTCATGCCGAGCAGTCGCGTCGTCGTGTACGACGACAGCTTCTCGTGGACCGGTTCGAGGACGGCGCTCGCAAGTTTGGCTCGTCGAAGCAGGCGATTTGCCTCACGAACGTCGCCGAACTGGTCCCACGCGCTGCTCATCAGCGCGTCCTGATTCTCCTGGACGACGAGCGTCCCAAAGCCCGCCGCGAGGCGATGGCGTGGATCGACGTTCAACTCGTTGAACCACGTCGGATAGTAGTACCGCTCCGGATCGTAACGCTCGGGTTCGGCCTCGAGGTTCGGGATGCCGGCGTGCCACTGGCCGTACAGCGGCGGACCGAGGGCACCGAAGTCGGTTTCCTCGAGGACGGTGCCGGGACTGTTCAACAGGTCGCGGAGGGCATCCACCATCGCGCCATCGTACGGGTCCGGCTCGGCCCCGACCGATCGAAGCGCCCCGCCCATGCCGACGGTTCCGGTCTGGGTCGACTCCTCGTAGGCCAGTTTCAGCTCCTCCGGCCCGGGATTGCTCACGTCGACCGTTCGGTAGCCGACGTTCGGACCGAGCTGTCGGGGTTCGAGCTCGCGCGCCAGCGACTCGAAGTCACCCGCAGCAGAGGTCGTAAACTGCCAGGAGAAGTACACTGGCAGCCGGATGGACGCGTCACCCTCCCACGCGAGCGACACCGACGACCGCCCGTCTGGATACGGGTCGAGACCGAGTCCGGCGCGCCGACCCGGCTCGTAGGTGGGCACGACACAGGCCCGATACCGCGTGTTTGCTGCGAGGTTGATCGGACAGACGAGCCGCGACAGCGTCTTCGTCGATCGACTCTCGAGTTCGGCGCTCTCGGTGGTGGTTTCGCCGAGAAGCTGTGCGTGCGCCCACGCCCACGATTCCGTGGGATCGGGCAGCATCGTCGCTGGTGCCTGAAGAACCGGACACGGCCCGGTTCCGGCTGGTTTGTACGATACCGACCCGTCGTCGATCGGCACGCAGACCAGACAGAGCCACGGACGATTGCGGCCCGCATCGTCTGCCGTCGTCGGGCTGAACAGCCACGGCAGGTCGGGGCGGTCGAATTCGACGAGCGGGAAGTAGTTGGGCGGAAACTCCGTCGTGTCGGGTTCGGGCTCCGTCCGGACGATTTGACGATGGTCGACGTTCGTGATATCTCCTGGCCCGTACAGTCGGAGATCCATCGACGCCTGTCGAGTGTCTGTCCCCGCCTCCCCCGTACCACTGATATCGAGCGTTACGGACGTCTTTCCCGCATTCGAGACGCTCGTCGCGTCTGCGGAAAAGGCTGCGTCCGGTCGGTACCCCTGTCTGACCGATGGGTAGAACGTGACTTCCGTATTCTGACTCATAGATACACCTCTGGACCGCGGTCGGTGCCACAGGGAGCAGTCTCGACATCCCTGTGCGTGTCTTCATCCGCGAGGTCTTCGCCGCCGTCAGCGACCGCAGTCTCGGCAGCGACACTGGCAGTTCGGGCCTTGTACGATTCGACAACTTGGAACGCACCCGCCGCGCCAGGGTCGTCTTCGACGCGTTTCGTGAGCGCTCGTTGTGCTTCGGATTTGTTCACCTCGCCGTCGACGATGCCCGCCTCGGACATGTCGTCGGCGCGAACGACGGTGTACGTCGGCTCCGAGACGGACACCGACTCCGAGAGTTCGTCCTCGCTGGGGGACGACGCGGTGCCCGTCGCGAACTCTTTTGCGAGGCCGCCCGTCTCGGAGACGAGTTGGCGTAAGCCGTCGTCAGACAGCCGGAATCGGTTCGTTCCCGCAGTCCGAAGGTCGCCGTTCGCCACGGCACCGACGTTCGAAAGCGCGTCGGCGACCGCCGGCGACAGACCAGACAGATGATCGAGTCCCTGGCTCCGGAACTTGCCCAGGTCCTGCAGCGGCGTTCCCCAGTTTCCCCTCGGTCGGTCGACGACGGTACACTCGTAGCCGAGTTCGGTCGAGACGACGTTGGCGGCTCGCTGCCCCCGGCTGCGATAGCCGGGATAGAGTCCGGGATGGCGCATCTCACGACCCGCCCGCATGGACTCGAACGCTGGGCTCTCCATCTTCTGTGAATCGGTCAACTCGAGGTACTGCGCCGGGGCGAACTGCTCGAAGAGATCATCCGAAAGGTCGACGTCGCCACCGACTGCTTCGATCGCGAACTTCGTGTACCCCGTCGGACTCGCGTTGCCGAACTTCTCGATTTCGCGCTCCAGCGGTGTGACGGTCTGTCGGACGCCGATAGTCCCGGTTGGGTGTGCGAGCACCGTGTCCTCGTCGTCGTCCGTCTCGCGGAACGTCGCGATTGCGTCGCCGTCTGCTGGCAACTGGGCCGTCCAGTTGCCGGGCGTTTCGAGTTCGGCCAGCAGTTTCGGGAAAAGACGTGCCCGTGGGAGTTTCTCGCGGTTTTTCGAGGAACCGATGGTGACGTTGATATCGACCGTAATATCGAAACAGAGAATCTCGATGTGGAGCGTTCCCGTCACGCGGAACGGCGACGGCCCGGAGAGCGTCCCGTCGAGTTTGAGCGTCAGTCCCTTGCCCTTGATCGTCACCGCGAGTTTCGCGAGGAAATCGACGATAAACTTGAAGGGGTCGAACTGAATCAGCGCGTCGAACGTGAATTTGCCCTCGACTTTCGCGGGACCCGCCTCGGCGAGAAAGTGCAGTCCGGCACCGGCCTGCACGGTGTTCGAGGTCAGCGCGAAGTAGCCCGCAAACTCGAGTTTCGGATTCCCGCCGGGGACGCCCATACTCGCTTTCACCCGATCGAGTTGTGGGAAGTCGTCGGGCGGATCGAACCGCGGGTTGAACCCACCGACAGCGAGGACGAACCGGGGATTCTCGCCCCAGCGAGAGCGCATCGCCATGTCGCCGGAGATCGTCCACTGAACCACCCGCGAGTCATACAGGCTCGCGTCGATCGACGCCCGCTTGTTCGGCGGGTCGAGCACCCCCGAGACGCCCATATTCAACGCGATGAGCGCCAGATCTTCGTCCGGCAGGTTCGTGTGCAACGCCCCCAACAGGACGAACTTTCCGGTAGGCAACTCGAGGACGAGCCCCAAGTCGGCCGAAACGAGCGTCGGCGTCCCCCAGCCGAGTTTCGCCATCGGACCGAACACGTGTTTGCCGGCCGTCGGTGGGAAGATACTGCGCAGATCGGAGATAATCCGCTGGGCGTTGGCGACCGGGTTCGTCGGGAACAACACGGAGTCCAGATTTCCGCTCCGCACTGCCGTTCCAAGCGGCTTCGCTTTCACCGAGCGGTTGATCCCGAGCAGGCCGCCGACACCCTCGAGTGTGAAGCCGAAGCCGAGTTGGACGGCGTCGAACTCGCCGGCGATGAGAATCAGCAGCGAAAAGCCGTCCCGACCGTTGGGGAGCTGCGTCGTCAGCAACCCGATCGCGTTGATCGAGAGGCTCCCGGCCTGAAGCTGCAAGACGCCGGCGTAGCGGTCGTTCTCGTAGTCGAACTCGAGGTAGCCACCGCCGGTGACGACGCCGCCATCGATCGACAGTCCGATCCCCTCTGGCGGTTTGAATCCGAGGTCGACATCGACGACCCCGAGGTTCCCGTCCTGATTTTCGGGGAAGGCAACGTCCGCCGAGACGCCCATTCGCTTGATCGTCCCCACGAGCGGACCGAGTTCGATCTCGCCCGTCGCGGCCCCGGCCAGCGAGAGCGACGCGTCGTCGCTGCCACCCTCGTCTTCACCGCCGGGCTGAAGCGTCGCGAGGTAGATCTCGCGCATCGACACTGGTCCCAGATCGACGCTCTGTGGGATCGACGCCTCGAGGGTGCCGCCGCGTTCGAAGTAGAGGCCGTCTGTCGACGACCAGCCGACGGTGACGTCGAAGTTGTAGAACAGCCCGTCGTTTGGGAGGACTTTCTTGAGGAACCCGTCGAAGTCCGACGGACTGACGCCGATTTCGCCTTCGGCGGGGAGTTCGACCGCGAGCGAGAAGTCGTCGTCATAGTCGAACGAGGTCTTCCCTGCGATCGATCCCAGTGCGAGTCGCGAGCCCCCGGCGGTCCCGAGCAAGGGGGTAAACTCCCCGTCCTCGGTCGTGCCATCGTAGGTGAGCGATGCCTCGCCGTGGACCTCGGCAGGAAGGTCACCCGCATCGGGGTCGAGCGGGCGGAAATCGACCGCCGTGCCGTCGCCCTCCTTCGGCGGTCTGACCACCAGCCCCCAGTCGGTCCGCTCGACGGAGAACTCCGAGCTGAACGTCCAGTCGTCGCCGAGATCCAGTTCCGTACTGCCCTCGAACGCGTCGAAGGGTGTGTAGGGGACCAGCGCGACGCCGGGATAGTGGTCGGGGGTCTCCGGGACGGGAACGACCTTGAAACCGTACTCTCCGTTGGGGCCGGCTACCACCGGAACCGCCAGCTGGCTCGGGAGGTCACGTTCCGCGAGCGGCCCGGACGAATTACTGTCCGACGAGTCCTCGCCGGCGATCAGATCCGCTTGCTCTTTCGTGAACGGATCTTCGATCCGCGGAAAGAGCCCGAACGTCCGAAAGAGCCAGTAGAGGTACGACATCGTAAGCGACGCTCGAAAGTCCGACGTCCCCCACTGCAACGCTGCGGCAACAGCCGCGCCGGGATCCTGTACCAGCTTCGGAATGTTTTGTGGGACGAACTGTCCGATTTCGCCGTCGGACTCGACGTCCTCGATGACAATGACGTTCCCCATCCGAAGGAGCCGGTAGCCGGATTGCTGATAGGTCTGGAGATACCTGACAA
Proteins encoded in this window:
- a CDS encoding DUF6603 domain-containing protein, which translates into the protein MADDESQSTDGGAGTEDVLIRELSRVFEPVEAAVEEGPAGIISLLIQADVPLEGVTQAYETIEEVVSDVASVYQTVQESIQNESLPSPEEIKDVFDTIQGLDDIELPELEDLEDVDVPGLGTKLLDYLFVRYLQTYQQSGYRLLRMGNVIVIEDVESDGEIGQFVPQNIPKLVQDPGAAVAAALQWGTSDFRASLTMSYLYWLFRTFGLFPRIEDPFTKEQADLIAGEDSSDSNSSGPLAERDLPSQLAVPVVAGPNGEYGFKVVPVPETPDHYPGVALVPYTPFDAFEGSTELDLGDDWTFSSEFSVERTDWGLVVRPPKEGDGTAVDFRPLDPDAGDLPAEVHGEASLTYDGTTEDGEFTPLLGTAGGSRLALGSIAGKTSFDYDDDFSLAVELPAEGEIGVSPSDFDGFLKKVLPNDGLFYNFDVTVGWSSTDGLYFERGGTLEASIPQSVDLGPVSMREIYLATLQPGGEDEGGSDDASLSLAGAATGEIELGPLVGTIKRMGVSADVAFPENQDGNLGVVDVDLGFKPPEGIGLSIDGGVVTGGGYLEFDYENDRYAGVLQLQAGSLSINAIGLLTTQLPNGRDGFSLLILIAGEFDAVQLGFGFTLEGVGGLLGINRSVKAKPLGTAVRSGNLDSVLFPTNPVANAQRIISDLRSIFPPTAGKHVFGPMAKLGWGTPTLVSADLGLVLELPTGKFVLLGALHTNLPDEDLALIALNMGVSGVLDPPNKRASIDASLYDSRVVQWTISGDMAMRSRWGENPRFVLAVGGFNPRFDPPDDFPQLDRVKASMGVPGGNPKLEFAGYFALTSNTVQAGAGLHFLAEAGPAKVEGKFTFDALIQFDPFKFIVDFLAKLAVTIKGKGLTLKLDGTLSGPSPFRVTGTLHIEILCFDITVDINVTIGSSKNREKLPRARLFPKLLAELETPGNWTAQLPADGDAIATFRETDDDEDTVLAHPTGTIGVRQTVTPLEREIEKFGNASPTGYTKFAIEAVGGDVDLSDDLFEQFAPAQYLELTDSQKMESPAFESMRAGREMRHPGLYPGYRSRGQRAANVVSTELGYECTVVDRPRGNWGTPLQDLGKFRSQGLDHLSGLSPAVADALSNVGAVANGDLRTAGTNRFRLSDDGLRQLVSETGGLAKEFATGTASSPSEDELSESVSVSEPTYTVVRADDMSEAGIVDGEVNKSEAQRALTKRVEDDPGAAGAFQVVESYKARTASVAAETAVADGGEDLADEDTHRDVETAPCGTDRGPEVYL